ATCTCGGTCAGCGCCGAGCGGCGCGCCGAAGCCGCCGAGGCCGAGTCCGAGGCGCAGAAGCAGACCAGCGAAGCCTGAACCTCAGAAGGTGATCAGGACCCGGCGGTACTCGTCCAGCGATCCCACCTGAATCCCGACCAGGTGCGGTACGGCGGACGCCGGTACGACGTACAGCTTGACCAGCTTGTTCGGCTTGTTCTGCTGCATCGGGTGGTCGTCGTCGGAGCAGGACGCCGGCCCGAGCGCGGTGGCGACGTCCTGGTTCTTCCAGGTGTTGCCGCGGTCGTCACGCAGTTCGGTGGCGCAGACGAACCCGCCGCCGCTCATCCGGTTGATCCCGTCCAGCGGCGTGATCGCCAGGTGGACCGCGACGACGACCGAGCCCGGCACGTTGTTCTCCAGCGTGACCTTCTTCTGGTCCTCGTCGACCAGCTGGGTGTAGATCTGCAGCGAGCCGAGCTGCCAGCGCGCGTTCTCGATCTCCACGGGACCCTTGGCGACCGTGTCGGTGACCGTGCCGAGTTTGTAGATGGTCTCGGGGTTGCCCAGGTAGGTCCGAACCATCAGGAAGGTGCTCAGCGAGGCCAGCGCGATCAGCAGGGAGATCTTCGCCGTCAGCTGCGGTAGGCGATCAGGGATACGCATCAGGCCACCCGGATGACGGAGTCGCGAATCACGTACTGGGCCTCGGCCTGCTCGATGGACCGCTTGGCGACTTCCTCGTCCGGTACGCCGAGGTCGATCGCCAGGTCCTGGTTGAGCACGTTGAAGAAGGAGGTGGGGTGGACGGTGAAGGTCAGGCCGACCACGTCGCTCGGGTTGACCTCGAACACCAGGGTGTCGGCGCGCGCGAAGCCGGGTTCGGTGAAGGTGATCCCGGACGCGATGATCTCGGTCACCGGCTCGTAGACCGACCCGTCGTCGGCGGTCAGCGTGACGCTGTTGTTGCCGGGGTCCTTGGTACCGCGGACCGCGTCGTACTCGACCGCGACGAAGGTCCCCTCGGTGTCGACCTGGGAGCTGCCGTCGTCGTCCTCGGCGAACGACTTGGCGAACTGCATCCGGGTCACGGTCACGGTCGAGTCGAAGAACTTCACGTCCTCGCCGATCGCCCCCTTGGTGATCACCCGGGTCCGGTCCTCGTAGACCGAGTCCGGCTCCAGCAGGCGGGTCAGCCCACCGAGCAGTACGAACAGCACGCCGACGGCGACGGTGGCGGGGCGGTACAGCTTCATTCGTCCTTCTCCGTCTCGATGGTCGTGGTGATCCGGACCACGCTGTGCGCGACGCCGGGCGAGTGCCAGTACGGTTCCTCGCTGGCGCCAAGGACCTTGTCGTCGGCCGTGAACTCCTCGGCCATCACGCCGATCTCGACCACGTCCCGGGCGAAGTCCGCCGGGATGTCGAACTTCGCGAAGCACGGCTGCGAGGGCAGGCCGTAGACCTGCACCACGTTCAGCTCGTCGTGGCAGCTGGCGCCGTTGGACTCGATCAGCTCCGCGCCGCCGCCGGGCACGAGGCTCAGCAGCCGGCCGGACAGGGACAGACTCGTCTTGGTCTCGCTGTCGATGTTCTTCAGGTCGAAGTAGACCTGGAGCCGGGCTTTCGCCTCGCTGTAGTCGGTCTTCGGCGTCCGGATGATCTTCGCTTCGGTGAAGCCGTACTCGAACCGGCCGGCCTGCACGGTGGTCGGCGCGTCGACGGTGGGGATCGAGCGGCCCTTGTGTTCCTTGAAGCCGCCGGTGAGGAAGAGGACGACGGCCAGCACGACGACGAGCGCGAGGGCGATCAGCCACTTGCGCCGGTGCCGGTGGATCACCCGGTCGGCGATCATGGCGTCGATGACGTCGTCGAGACTTTCCACGGCAGCGATCTTAGGGGGCCACGGGTGCGCCGGCTCCCGGCGTTGCTCGTCTCGGAAACCAGACGGTCAGTGGTGACCCGGCCAAAAGGCACTGAGCGGCCGTGAGCGCTTTCCGGGCCCCCACCCGCGAGAGGGGACATGGTGACGAGGGAGAAAAGACGCCCTGACCCGAGTTTCGGCCGCCGCATGGCAGGTTCTGCTTCGCTCGACGGGTAGACTGGAGGGGTTGAGAGCGCCGCACCTGCCAGATCTGCTCAGGACCGTACTGAGGTTCCCCTCAGTATCTCCCGCAGCAGGCCGGTCAGGGGCGGCGTCCACTGTGCATCGATGCCCCGTTGACGCGGGGTCCGAGGAGGACAACAGCCGGTGACCGACGAGCCGACCGAGACCGACGCCATCCCGTCCGCCGACAGCACCGGCACCGAAGAGGCACCGCTGACCGAGATCGTGTCCAGCGTCGTGGAGCGGGAGTACGACGCCAGCGCGATCCAGGTCCTCGAGGGCCTCGACGCCGTCCGGAAACGGCCGGGCATGTACATCGGGTCCACCGGTGAACGCGGTCTGCACCACCTGGTCTACGAGGTGGTCGACAACGCCGTGGACGAGGCCCTGGCCGGGTACTGCGACAAGATCGTCATCACCCTGCTGGCCGACGGTGGCGTCCGCGTCGTCGACAACGGCCGCGGCATCCCGGTCGGCATCGTCGAGTCCGAGGGCAAGCCGGCCGTCACCGTCGTGCTGACCGTCCTGCACGCCGGCGGCAAGTTCGGCGGCGGTGGGTACAAAGTGTCCGGTGGTCTGCACGGCGTGGGTGTCTCCGTCGTGAACGCGCTGTCCAGCCGGCTGCAGGTCGACGTCAACACCGGCGGCAAGGCCTACACCCAGTCCTTCACCGTCGGCGTCCCGGACGAGGACCTCGCCGAGGTCGGTACGTCGGACTCCACCGGCACCACGATCACGTTCTGGCCCAGCGCGGACGTGTTCGAGACGACGGTCTACTCGTACGAGACGCTGTCCACCCGCTTCCGCGAGTACGCCTTCCTGAACAAGGGCCTCGAGCTGGTCATCCGCGACGAGCGCCCGGACCACACCGAGGACGGCAACCCGGCCGAGATGTCGTTCAAGTACGACGACGGCCTGGTCGACTACGTGAAGTACCTGACCGGCATCCGCGAGACCGTGCACAACAACGTGATCGCGTTCGAGGCCGCGCAGGGCGACGACAGCCTGAGCCTCGAGGTCGCGATGCAGTGGAGCGGCTCGTTCCAGGAGTCGGTGCACACCTTCGCGAACGCGATCAACACCCACGAGGGCGGCACGCACGAAGAGGGCTTCCGGGCCGCGCTCACCTCGCTGGTCAACTCGTTCGGCGAGGACCAGGGGATGATCAAGAAGAAGGAGGACAGGCTCACCGGTGACGACATCCGCGAGGGCCTGACCGCGATCATCTCGGTCAAGCTGGGCAACCCGCAGTTCGAGGGCCAGACCAAGACCAAGCTCGGCAACACCGAGGTCAAGGGCTTCGTCCAGCGGGTGGTGAACGACCGGCTCGGCGCGTGGTTCGAGCAAAACCCGCAGGAGGGTCGCGAGATCATCCGCAAGGCGACCGCGGCCGCGAGTGCCCGGCTGGCCGCCCGCAAGGCGCGCGACCTGGCCCGCAACCGCAAGGGCCTGCTCGGGGGCGGCGGTCTGCCGGGCAAGCTGTCCGACTGCCAGTCGACCAACCCGGAGGAGTGCGAGGTCTACATCGTCGAGGGTGACTCGGCCGGTGGCTCCGCGAAGGGTGGGCGGGACCCGAAGTTCCAGGCCATCCTGCCGATCCGAGGCAAGATCCTGAACGTCGAGAAGGCCCGGATCGACAAGGTCCTGCAGAACAACGAGGTCCAGGCGATCATCTCCGCGCTCGGGACCGGGATCCACGAGGACTTCGACGAGGAGAAGCTGCGGTACCACAAGATCGTGATCATGGCCGACGCCGACGTCGACGGCCAGCACATCCGGACCCTGCTGCTCACCCTGCTGTTCCGCTTCATGCGGCCGCTGATCGAGCGCGGTCACGTGTACGCCGCCCAGCCGCCGCTGTACAAGCTGCGCTGGAGCAACTCCCCGCACGAGCTGGCCTACACCGAGCGGGAGAAGGACGGCCTGATCGCGGCCGGTGCCGAGGCCGGCAAGAAGTTCCCCAAGGAGAACGCCACCCAGCGGTACAAGGGTCTGGGCGAGATGAACCCGCAGGAGCTGTGGGAGACCACGATGGACCCGGCCAACCGGGTGCTGCTGCAGATCACCCTGGACGACGCGGCCCGCGCGGACGAGACGTTCGCGACGCTGATGGGCGACGACATCGAGGCGCGCCGCAACTTCATCCAGCGCAACGCCAAGGACGTCCGCTTCCTCGACATCTGAGCGCCCGGCCGGCTCCGGTACGTCGTACCGGAGCCGGTTCCCAGCGCCGACCTCACCGACGTACGACGTCTGAACCGAACGGGACGAGCTTCACATGACCGAGACCCCCATTTCACCGGGACACGACCGGATCGAGCCCCTCGATCTGCAGACGGAGATGCAGCAGTCGTACCTCGACTACGCGATGGCCGTGATCGTCGGCCGCGCGCTGCCCGAGGTGCGCGACGGACTGAAGCCGGTGCACCGGCGGATCCTCTACGCGATGTACGACGGCGGCTACCGCCCGGACCGCGGCTTCTCCAAGTGCTCCCGCATCGTCGGTGACGTGATGGGTCAGTACCACCCGCACGGCGACTCGGCGATCTACGACACCCTGGTCCGGCTCGCGCAGCCGTGGGTGATGCGCGCGCCGATGATCCAGAGCCAGGGCAACTTCGGTTCCCCGGGCAACGACCCGGCCGCCGCCATGCGGTACACGGAGTGCCGGCTTGCTCCGCTGGCGATGGAGATGGTGCGCGACATCGACCAGGAGACGGTCGACTTCCGCCCCAACTACGACGGCCGCTCGCAGGAGCCGGTGATCCTGCCGGCCCGCTTCCCGAACCTGCTGGTCAACGGCTCGGCCGGCATCGCGGTCGGGATGGCGACCCAGATCCCGCCGCACAACCTGCGCGAGGTCGCCGCGGCCGCGAACTGGTGCCTCGAGCACCCGGACGCGACCCAGGAAGAGGTCCTGGCCGCGTGCATGGAGAACATCAAGGGCCCGGACTTCCCGAACGGCGCCCTGATCGTCGGCTACAAGGGCATCGACGACGCCTACCGCACCGGTCGTGGCTCGGTCACGATGCGCGCGGTGGTCGACATCGAGGAGGACGCCAAGGGCCGGACCAGCCTGGTCGTCAGCCAGCTGCCGTACATGGTCAACCCGGACAACCTGGCGCAGAAGATCGCCGAGCTGGTGAACACCGGCAAGATGACCGGGATCGCCGACATCCGCGACGACACCTCGTCGCGGACCGGCCAGCGCCTGGTGATCGTGCTGAAGCGGGACGCGCAGCCGCGCGTCGTACTGAACAACCTCTACAAGCACACGCAGCTGCAGGACACCTTCGGCTGCAACATGCTCGCGCTGGTCGACGGCGTCCCGCGCACGCTCAGCGTGGACCTGTTCATCACGCACTGGATCGACCACCAGATCGAGGTCATCCAGCGGCGGACCCGGTACCGCCTGCGTGAGGCCGAGAAGAACGCGCACATCTTCCGCGGGTACGTGAAGGCGCTGGACGCGCTCGACGAGGTGATCGCGCTGATCCGGCGCAGCCCCGACGTCGAAGAGGCGCGCCAGGGCCTGATCAGCCTGCTGGACATCGACGAGACGCAGGCCCAGGCGATCCTGGACATGCAGCTGCGCCGGCTGGCCGCCCTGGAGCGGCAGAAGATCGTCGACCGGCTGACCGAGCTCGAGGCCGTCATCGCCGACCTCGAGGACATCCTGGCCGACCCGGTCCGGCAGCGGCACATCGTCCGCGACGAGCTGGCCGAGATCGTCGAGAAGTTCGGCGACGACCGGCGTACGCAGATCATCGCAGCCGACGGCGACCTGTCCGTGCAGGACCTGGTGCCGGACGAGGACGTCGTGGTGACGATCACCCGCGGCGGCTACGCCAAGCGCACCAAGACCGACCTGTACCGGACGCAGAACCGCGGCGGCAAGGGCGTCCGTGGCGCGACGATGCGGGCCGAGGACGAGATCGGCCACTTCTTCGCCACCACGAACCACCACTGGATGCTGTTCTTCACCACCAAGGGCCGGGTCTACCGGGCCAAGGTGTGGCAGCTGCCGGAGTCCGCCCGCGACGCCAAGGGCTCGCACGTCGCCGGCCTGCTCTCGTTCCAGCCGGACGAGGAGATCGCTCAGGTCCTGACGCTGCGCGACTACGAGCAGAGCGACTACCTGGTCCTGGCGACGCGGCGCGGCCTGGTCAAGAAGACGGCGCTGACCGACTACGACTCGGCCCGGCAGAGCGGCATCATCGCGGTGAACTTCCGCGAGGACGACGACGAGCTGATCGGCGCCGACCTGGCGACCGCCGACGACGACCTGCTGCTGGTCTCCCGCAAGGGCCAGTCGATCCGCTTCACCGCGAACGACGAGCAGCTGCGGCCGATGGGCCGGGCCACCTCCGGTGTCACCGGGATGAAGTTCCGCGAGGGCGACGAGCTGCTCTCGATGTCGGTGAT
The Kribbella italica DNA segment above includes these coding regions:
- the gyrB gene encoding DNA topoisomerase (ATP-hydrolyzing) subunit B; protein product: MTDEPTETDAIPSADSTGTEEAPLTEIVSSVVEREYDASAIQVLEGLDAVRKRPGMYIGSTGERGLHHLVYEVVDNAVDEALAGYCDKIVITLLADGGVRVVDNGRGIPVGIVESEGKPAVTVVLTVLHAGGKFGGGGYKVSGGLHGVGVSVVNALSSRLQVDVNTGGKAYTQSFTVGVPDEDLAEVGTSDSTGTTITFWPSADVFETTVYSYETLSTRFREYAFLNKGLELVIRDERPDHTEDGNPAEMSFKYDDGLVDYVKYLTGIRETVHNNVIAFEAAQGDDSLSLEVAMQWSGSFQESVHTFANAINTHEGGTHEEGFRAALTSLVNSFGEDQGMIKKKEDRLTGDDIREGLTAIISVKLGNPQFEGQTKTKLGNTEVKGFVQRVVNDRLGAWFEQNPQEGREIIRKATAAASARLAARKARDLARNRKGLLGGGGLPGKLSDCQSTNPEECEVYIVEGDSAGGSAKGGRDPKFQAILPIRGKILNVEKARIDKVLQNNEVQAIISALGTGIHEDFDEEKLRYHKIVIMADADVDGQHIRTLLLTLLFRFMRPLIERGHVYAAQPPLYKLRWSNSPHELAYTEREKDGLIAAGAEAGKKFPKENATQRYKGLGEMNPQELWETTMDPANRVLLQITLDDAARADETFATLMGDDIEARRNFIQRNAKDVRFLDI
- the gyrA gene encoding DNA gyrase subunit A, whose protein sequence is MQQSYLDYAMAVIVGRALPEVRDGLKPVHRRILYAMYDGGYRPDRGFSKCSRIVGDVMGQYHPHGDSAIYDTLVRLAQPWVMRAPMIQSQGNFGSPGNDPAAAMRYTECRLAPLAMEMVRDIDQETVDFRPNYDGRSQEPVILPARFPNLLVNGSAGIAVGMATQIPPHNLREVAAAANWCLEHPDATQEEVLAACMENIKGPDFPNGALIVGYKGIDDAYRTGRGSVTMRAVVDIEEDAKGRTSLVVSQLPYMVNPDNLAQKIAELVNTGKMTGIADIRDDTSSRTGQRLVIVLKRDAQPRVVLNNLYKHTQLQDTFGCNMLALVDGVPRTLSVDLFITHWIDHQIEVIQRRTRYRLREAEKNAHIFRGYVKALDALDEVIALIRRSPDVEEARQGLISLLDIDETQAQAILDMQLRRLAALERQKIVDRLTELEAVIADLEDILADPVRQRHIVRDELAEIVEKFGDDRRTQIIAADGDLSVQDLVPDEDVVVTITRGGYAKRTKTDLYRTQNRGGKGVRGATMRAEDEIGHFFATTNHHWMLFFTTKGRVYRAKVWQLPESARDAKGSHVAGLLSFQPDEEIAQVLTLRDYEQSDYLVLATRRGLVKKTALTDYDSARQSGIIAVNFREDDDELIGADLATADDDLLLVSRKGQSIRFTANDEQLRPMGRATSGVTGMKFREGDELLSMSVIRAGSEEDAQYVFTVTGAGYAKRSRVSEYRQQGRGGLGIKAVKLNDERGSLVGALIVVDADQVLAIKSSGQVVRSRVDSVPVKGRDTMGVRFAGVGESDAVVAIARNTDLTVSDEELDEAGEPVTEGAQDVDAATTETAPESVKNDDQHSTDVEGTATVEDDDAGQEGI